One part of the Lotus japonicus ecotype B-129 chromosome 2, LjGifu_v1.2 genome encodes these proteins:
- the LOC130736423 gene encoding protein MAIN-LIKE 1-like, which produces MGSEDGDEDGNSEQDGESEDGDGTEGVWYPGGPYDLSLLPKFGQHIAHDVWKSYVRSDFKCRAPLKIHHHGKHFFPVKFYSDNVKTLVAAAGLGHLPYSCNGGSVDLSIVTAFVERWMPETSSFHMPWGEMTITLDDVSALLHIPVVGSFFSLGKPTKEEAAPVVVDLLGVTIEEVQDEFRRCRGPSLHYAWLLALVKNRVKESKWTEAARAYLLRLVGMTLFCDKSNTSVSVAYLELFRDISLAGQYAWGAVALAYLYGQLGEACKKTGRTVAGYLTLLQAWEYARFPGSLFERKEFPQYKADMPVARRWLAFRGTKKVDQKRLNLDNFLP; this is translated from the exons ATGGGTTCTGAAGATGGTGATGAGGATGGTAATAGTGAGCAGGATGGAGAGTCTGAGGATGGTGATGGAACAGAGGGTGTTTGGTATCCCGGAGGTCCTTATGACCTCTCTCTGTTGCCTAAGTTTGGGCAGCATATAGCGCATGACGTCTGGAAGTCATATGTGCGATCTGACTTCAAATGTAGGGCCCCATTGAAGATTCATCATCATGGAAAACACTTCTTTCCTGTAAAATTCTACTCTGACAATGTGAAGACACTTGTGGCAGCTGCAGGGTTGGGACACCTTCCGTATAGTTGTAACGGCGGCTCAGTTGACCTTAGCATTGTGACCGCCTTTGTTGAGCGATGGATGCCAGAGACGTCCTCATTTCATATGCCGTGGGGCGAGATGACGATCACTCTAGATGACGTCTCAGCTCTATTGCACATCCCTGTGGTAGGGTCCTTTTTCTCATTGGGCAAGCCGACTAAGGAAGAGGCTGCCCCTGTGGTTGTTGATTTGCTGGGGGTGACAATTGAGGAGGTGCAGGATGAGTTTCGGAGGTGTAGAGGTCCTAGTCTTCATTATGCTTGGCTTCTAGCTCTTGTGAAAAACCGTGTGAAGGAATCGAAATGGACAGAAGCAGCCCGAGCTTACTTGTTACGCTTGGTTGGCATGACTCTCTTTTGTGATAAGAGTAACACGTCTGTCAGTGTTGCCTATCTTGAGCTTTTCAGGGATATTAGCTTGGCTGGTCAGTATGCATGGGGTGCGGTGGCGTTGGCATATTTGTATGGTCAGTTAGGGGAGGCTTGCAAAAAGACTGGGAGGACAGTTGCTGGGTATTTGACTTTGCTACAG GCGTGGGAATATGCACGTTTTCCTGGGTCGCTGTTTGAGAGAAAGGAGTTCCCTCAATACAAAGCGGATATGCCTGTGGCTAGGAGGTGGTTGGCATTCAGGGGGACAAAGAAAGTGGACCAGAAAAGACTTAATCTTGATAACTTTCTCCCTTAG